ATCGCCGGCCGGCTCTTCCCCACCCGCGCCGCGATCTTCTCCTGCGTGAGCCCGTGCGCGTCGATCAGGTGGCGGTACGCCTCCGCCTCCTCCAGCGGGGTCAGGTTCTCGCGCTGCACGTTCTCGATCAGCGCCAGCTCCAGCCGGTCCTCGGCCCGCGCCTCGCGCACGATCACCGGCACCCGCTCGAGCCCGGCGCGCCGCGCCGCCCGCAGCCGCCGCTCCCCGGCGATCAGCTCGTAGCGGCCCGCGATGCGGCGCACGACCAGCGGCTGGAGCAGCCCGTGGCGGCGGATCGAGTCGGCGAGCAGGTCGAGCGCCTCGTCCTCGAAGTGGCGCCGCGGCTGCTCGGGGTTGGGCACGATCTCGTGGACCGGCACCCCAAGCTCGCTCGGCGCCACGGCGGGCGTGGGCCCCGGAAGGAGCGCCTCAAGACCCTTGCCCAACTTGCGCATCCCGCTCTCCGCGATCACCCTGCCCATCACCCGGCTCCGTCCGTCGAGGGAGCGGAAGCGCCCCGCCCCATGCCCCGCGGGTCGTCTAGCACACGAGCCGCCGCCATGGAACCCGGCCGGGGGCGAATTGCGTCCGGACGGTGCCCTAGCTCCGGACCGAGAAGAGCACCGTCGCCGGCCGCTCCGTCCGGCCGGCCAGGCGACGCGTGATG
The DNA window shown above is from Deltaproteobacteria bacterium and carries:
- a CDS encoding ParB/RepB/Spo0J family partition protein, translating into MRKLGKGLEALLPGPTPAVAPSELGVPVHEIVPNPEQPRRHFEDEALDLLADSIRRHGLLQPLVVRRIAGRYELIAGERRLRAARRAGLERVPVIVREARAEDRLELALIENVQRENLTPLEEAEAYRHLIDAHGLTQEKIAARVGKSRPA